The Montipora capricornis isolate CH-2021 chromosome 6, ASM3666992v2, whole genome shotgun sequence genome has a window encoding:
- the LOC138050570 gene encoding uncharacterized protein, with protein sequence MGRKEFEKCVAEADSLRPGAGQVLREIWDSDKVNFRKDQAKNGYGHRSNRWTQATWRVALAIYARCPVLFDDLKKLDILQLPCRRSLERVMAKRTVEEGIHEERIIEQLTLFNQFKTTAVLSGRPEPLGVGELLFDETKVQSKIQIRCTDGVAIGYAMNENDWSCLHDVYESLFISENGAGQRASYVLQTYWRDMTSGFEFAGPYFLREVPLDGKFLHDIVFKVISTLENYRFHVILLVGDGASCNLALFKRLCGYANEQLPVEDSGAERYQFKASFINPFSTRSDKTCFVMICPAHQLKNIIAALYSSRNKGKKAFEKGGTTFGWQPIIDQYYRDQERSAKGLGRRVPGLRYSYVQRDCWTRLNVMPAKIMQQRYMIAALEEYANLSSEGPEKTDVVKETARYLQACHHIFEKGILSHVFIRSNESAVFKNIQQGWRYFEEWAEEHNNTGVGGLDVEDAFSSVGDDLHLLSYEDPKDFFITGNNFQDVISNVRERASMKQKSVGIFVSVGRTVVILVWENGACAIFDSHRHLQYGCILSHSLPSKENELILWLAKTYQKFYSTSIQYAQITWVEYNR encoded by the exons ATGGGAAGaaaggaatttgaaaaatgtgtggcagAAGCTGATAGTTTACGACCCGGTGCAGGGCAAGTCTTGCGTGAGATATGGGATTCGGACAAAgtgaatttccgaaaagatcAGGCAAAAAACG GATATGGACATCGATCTAATCGTTGGACTCAGGCGACTTGGCGAGTGGCTCTTGCTATTTATGCACGCTGCCCGGTCCTGTTTGATGACCTCAAGAAGCTGGACATTCTCCAGCTTCCATGCAGGAGATCCTTGGAGAGGGTAATGGCAAAGAGAACAGTAGAGGAAGGTATCCATGAAGAAAGAATCATCGAGCAACTCACTTTGTTTAATCAATTTAAAACCACTGCAGTCCTTAGTGGAAGACCAGAGCCACTGGGAGTTGGAGAACTCTTGTTTGATGAGACAAAG GTGCAGAGTAAGATTCAGATCCGTTGCACAGATGGTGTTGCCATTGGCTATGCAATGAATGAAAATGACTGGTCATGTCTTCATGATGTTTATGAGTCCCTGTTCATCTCAGAAAATGGAGCTGGTCAAAGGGCAAGTTACGTTCTTCAGACCTACTGGCGGGATATGACATCTGGGTTTGAGTTTGCTGGGCCTTACTTTCTCCGTGAGGTACCCCTGGATGGAAAGTTTCTACATGACATCGTCTTCAAGGTGATCAGTACCCTTGAAAATTACCGGTTCCATGTCATTCTATTGGTTGGTGATGGAGCTTCCTGTAACTTAGCCCTTTTTAAGAGGCTTTGTGGCTATGCAAATGAGCAGCTCCCAGTAGAAGACAGTGGTGCTGAACGATACCAGTTCAAGGCCAGTTTCATCAATCCATTCAGCACCAGATCAGACAAAACCTGCTTTGTCATGATATGCCCTGCTCACCAG TTGAAGAACATCATTGCAGCTTTGTACAGTTCAAGGAACAAGGGGAAAAAAGCTTTCGAGAAGGGAGGCACTACTTTTGGCTGGCAGCCAATAATTGATCAATATTACAGGGATCAAGAGAGATCTGCAAAAGGTCTGGGTAGGCGTGTCCCTGGTCTGAGGTATAGCTATGTGCAACGTGACTGCTGGACAAGACTAAATGTTATGCCTGCAAAGATAATGCAG CAACGTTATATGATTGCAGCCTTGgaagaatatgcaaatttgagtAGTGAAGGCCCAGAGAAAACTGATGTTGTGAAAGAAACAGCAAGGTACCTACAAGCATGCCACCACATTTTTGAAAAGGGAATCCTTAGCCATGTGTTTATAAGATCCAATGAGTCAGCTGTattcaaaaacatacaacagGGATGGAGATATTTCGAAGAATGGGCAGAGGAGCACAACAACACAG GAGTTGGTGGGCTTGATGTAGAAGATGCATTCAGCTCTGTTGGAGATGATCTACACCTCCTTTCTTATGAGGATCCCAAAGATTTTTTTATTACTGGTAATAACTTCCAGGATGTCATTTCAAATGTCAGGGAACGGGCAAGCATGAAACAGAAATCAGTTGGCATCTTTGTGTCTGTTGGGAGGACAGTAGTAATTTTAGTTTGGGAAAATGGGGCATGTGCAATTTTTGATAGCCACAGGCATTTACAGTATGGGTGTATACTTTCCCATTCCCTACCATCCAAAGAAAACGAGTTAATATTGTGGCTAGCCAAGACATACCAGAAGTTTTACAGCACCTCGATACAGTATGCCCAAATCACTTGGGTGGAGTACAACAGATAA